Genomic segment of Streptomyces sp. NBC_01210:
ACGACAGGGCTCTTGGCTTCCGGCAGGCCGAATTCCGTTACGAGCGGCCGGTAACTGCGCCCGCGCCCGCTCAAGTCCCCGGCAAGCCCTGCGACTCCACGCACGGCGCGTTGCAGCAGTCCGGCGAGACGCACGCACCGCGTAAGGGAGACCAGCACGCGGCGACGAGCCCCTACGGCACGCAGTTCGCGCTCGTACCGGGCGTGGCCTGGGCCGCAGCCGAAGCGCCGACCCGCGAACGACCGCGCGACATCCTCGAATTCCCCGGCTAGGGCAGTCCTTTCCCCGCTCAAGACCTGCCGCGCGGGGGCGGGACAGGTCTGCCCGCCAACCGGATAGTTCCGGACAGCCGAATGAATTCGAAGGATTGACGTAAGCATGCATAAGAACATCCGCCGTTCCATAGCCGTCGCTGCCACGGCCACCGGCATGTGGGCCCTCGGCACCGCCGCGGCCAGCGCCGACGAGCTGCCCGTCTCCGTACCGCTCTCCGCGCCCGACGAGGCGGCCGACGTTGTCGACGACGTCAAGGACGTCGACGTGGTCAAGGACGCCCAGGGCGTCGACGCCGTCCAGGGTGCCAAGGGCGCCGCCGCCGACGCCAAGCGCACCGCCACCGGCAGGGCTGCTCAGGCCACGGGCACGGCCACCGGCACGGCCGCCCAGGCCAAGCGCACCACCACCGGCACGGCCGCCCAGGCCCGCCAGTACGCCGAGGCCGAGCTCCCGGCGTACCAGGTCCCGGCCACCCCCGACGTGGCCGACGTCCAGAGCGAGATCGACTACCTCTTCGGTCCGCTCGCCGCCTTCGCGCCGCAGCTCGCCGAGCAGGCCCCGTCCCAGGTCCACTACCAGGCGCAGGGCGCCGTCGCCGCCGCCACCCCGCTCGCCGCTGCCGCCGCGCAGGACACCCTGCCGCCCATCGCCGCCCGTGCCGTGAACGGCGTGCTCCCGGTCGCCGGTCAGGCGGTCGGTGACGTCGACGGTTTCGCCCAGGGCGTGGTCGGTGACGTGACGCCGTTCGCAGGTGGCGTCGTGGGCGAGGTCCAGCCCTTCGCCGGTGGCGTCGTCTCCGAGGTTCAGCCCTTCGCGGGCGGGGTCGTCGGTGCGGTCCAGCCGCTCGTCGAGACCGTCGTCGACCACGCCCAGCCGGTCGTGCACGGCATCGGCGGCAGCGCCGGCTCGCTGGCCCAGGGTGTCGTGGGCGATGCCACGCCGTTCGCCGGTGGTGTCACCTCCGAGGTCCGGCCGTTCGCGCAGCACGTGTACGGCACGGCCGACTCGACGCCGCTCGTCGGCAACGCCGTCTCCGGCGTCCAGGGCGTGGCCTCCTCGACCACCCCGGGCTACGTGTCGCACCTGACGCAGGGCATCTGACGCAAGCCTGTGACACATGTGACGGAGTGCATCTGACAGGCGGGTCCGATGTTCGCGGGCGGTCCTCATTGGGGTGAGGGCCGCCCGATTCCGTTCGCAGCGGTGAACCTGCCGTCCCGCGCCCAGCCGACGGCAACCTTCTCCGCGCCCGCACGGACCCGCCCCGTGTCCGCCCCGACCCCGCCCTGTGTCCGCCCTGTATCCATGTCCGACGCGGCCACCCGTGCGCTCTGTGACAGGTATCACCGCTCAGGTGTGATCTGCGATTTAGGGACCTCGGGCCCACGGGGATAACCTGCGAGACGGACATGCCGCGTACTCGGACACCGTGTACGCCTCCCTCAGTGACAGCGCAGTCACGTTGCCCTTCGCGGCACGCCCACGCAGAAAACGAACCGCGAGACCACTGAAAAGGGACGGACGCGCGTGGACCTGTTCGAGTACCAGGCGAGGGACCTCTTCGCCAAGCACGGTGTACCGGTGCTGGCCGGTGAAGTCATTGACACGCCTGACGCGGCGCGCGAGGCCACCGAGAGGCTGGGCGGTAAGTCGGTCGTCAAGGCCCAGGTGAAGGTCGGCGGCCGCGGCAAGGCCGGCGGCGTGAAGCTGGCCGCCACCCCGGACGAGGCCGTCGCCCGCGCGACGGACATTCTCGGCATGGACATCAAGGGCCACACGGTCCACAAGGTGATGATCGCCGAGACCGCCCCCGAGATTGCCGAGGAGTACTACGTCTCGTACCTCCTCGACCGCACCAACCGCACCTTCCTCGCCATGGCGTCCGTCCAGGGCGGCATGGACATCGAGGAGGTCGCGGAGAAGACCCCCGAGGCCCTCGCGAAGGTTCCGGTCAACGCCGTTGACGGCGTGACGATCGAGAAGGCCCGCGAGATCGTCGCCCAGGCGAAGTTCCCGGCCGAGGTTGCCGAGCAGGTCGCCGAGGTCCTGGTGACACTGTGGGACACCTTCGTCGCCGAGGACGCGCTCCTCGTCGAGGTCAACCCGCTCGCGAAGGTCGCCGACGGCCGCATCATCGCGCTGGACGGCAAGGTGTCTCTCGACGAGAACGCCGACTTCCGTCAGCCCGAGCACGAGGCGCTCGAGGACAAGGACGCAGCCAACCCGCTCGAGGCTGCCGCCAAGGCCAAGAACCTCAACTACGTCAAGCTCGACGGCGAGGTCGGCATCATCGGCAACGGCGCGGGTCTGGTCATGTCGACCCTCGACGTCGTCGCGTACGCCGGTGAGGCGCACGGCGGCGTGAAGCCCGCCAACTTCCTCGACATCGGTGGCGGTGCCTCCGCCGAGGTCATGGCGAACGGCCTCGAGATCATTCTCGGCGACCCGGACGTCAAGTCCGTCTTCGTCAACGTCTTCGGTGGCATCACCGCGTGCGACGAGGTCGCCAACGGCATCGTGCAGGCCTTGGCACTGCTCAAGTCCAAGGGCGAAGATGTGAACAAGCCGCTGGTCGTGCGCCTCGACGGCAACAACGCGGAGCTGGGTCGCAGGATCCTGTCCGACGCCAACCACCCGCTCGTGCAGCGCGTGGACACCATGGACGGCGCGGCCGACAAGGCCGCCGAGCTCGCGGCTGCGAAGTAAGGGACGAGGGACTCCAACACCATGGCTATCTTCCTCACCAAGGACAGCAAGGTCATCGTCCAGGGCATGACCGGCGCCACCGGCATGAAGCACACCAAGCTCATGCTCGCTGACGGCACCAACATCGTCGGCGGTGTGAACCCGCGCAAGGCCGGCGCGTCCGTCGACTTCGACGGCACCGAGGTGCCCGTCTTCGGCTCCGTCGCCGAGGCGATGGAGAAGACCGGCGCCAACGTCTCCGTCGTCTTCGTGCCGCCGGCCTTCGCCAAGGCCGCTGTCGTCGAGGCGATCGACGCCGAGATCGGTCTCGCCGTCGTCATCACCGAGGGCATCGCGGTCCACGACTCGGCCGCCTTCTGGGCGTACGCCGGCTCGAAGGGCAACAAGACCCGGATCATCGGCCCGAACTGCCCCGGCCTGATCACCCCCGGTCAGTCCAACGCCGGCATCATCCCGGGCGACATCACCAAGCCCGGCCGCATCGGTCTCGTGTCCAAGTCCGGCACGCTGACCTACCAGATGATGTACGAGCTCCGTGACATCGGCTTCTCCTCGGCCGTCGGCATCGGTGGCGACCCGGTCATCGGTACGACGCACATCGACGCCCTCGCGGCGTTCGAGGCCGACCCCGAGACCGACCTGATCGTGATGATCGGCGAGATCGGCGGCGACGCCGAGGAGCGTGCGGCCGACTACATCGCCAAGAACGTGACCAAGCCGGTCGTCGGCTACGTCGCGGGCTTCACGGCGCCCGAGGGCAAGACCATGGGCCACGCCGGCGCCATCGTCTCCGGCTCCTCCGGCACCGCGCAGGCGAAGAAGGAGGCCCTCGAGGCCGCGGGCGTCAAGGTCGGCAAGACGCCGACCGAGACGGCCAAGCTGGCGCGCGCGATCCTCGCCGGCTGACCTTCGCGACAAAGCAGTACACACGGCAGTACGCAGCAGTACGCCGTGCGCAGTTCGTACGAGTGGGCCCGCTCCTCCTGGTGAGGTGCGGGCCCACTCGCGTACCGCCGGGTCTATCGGATCTGGGGTACGAGTCGCTCGGGACCGTTCGCGAGCAGGGAGCGGAGCTGCTTGCGCAGCGCGGTGTCCCGTTGGGGCAGTTGCGGTCCGCTGAGCACCGGTCCGCTGTCGACCTGCTGGGCGGGGGCGAGCGGCGGCTCGTACCGCGTCGGCGCGGTGACCACGGTGAAAGCCGTGGCGCTCACGATCAGCGTGGTGACGGCGATGGCCACCCGCGTCCAGAACCGGGCCCGCCCCTCACTGCCCGTCCGCACGGCAACGGCGGGAGTCATCTCCGGCGCCGGCCCCTCGCGGGCGAGGTCCGTGAGCAGTTCGTGCAGCGCCGCCCCCTGGCTCAGCTCCGGGAGTCGTTCGGCGATGGCCGCCCGTGCGTGCAGCACCCGGCTCGCCGCGGCCGGGGTGCTGGCCTCGGTCTCGGCCGCGGTCTCCGGCAGGCCGAGGCCCAGGCCGTCGTAGAGCAGCACCGTGCGGCGGTACGGCGGCGGCAGCTCCAGCAGCGCGTCGAGCAGCGCGCGCCGGCCCGGCTCGGCGGGCGGCCGTAAATCGGGCTCATTGTGTGCGCGGAGGAGCCGGTGCCAGGGGGACATGGCGTACTCGTACGCGACGGCCCGCACCCAGCCCGCGGGGTCCCCGTCGTGCGCGACCTCCGGCCAGTGCTGCCAGGCGAGGTGGAAGGCGCGCTCGACCGACTCGTGGGAGAGCCGGCGCCGGCCGGTGAGCAGGTAGGTCTGGCGTACGAGAGCGGGGGCGACGTACGAGTACAGCGCGTCGAATGCTTCGGCGGGGGTGAGCTCGGCGCGTGGTGGTGGCGGTGGGTCCTGCCGGGGGGTTTCGCGGACCGCGGGTGCCGAGGTGAGGGCGTCGGTTTTGTCCGTGCGGTCCGGGGCCTGGGCCGGGTCCGTGGCCTGAGGGGCGAGTTCGGTCCACGGGGAGGGTGCCGTCGTGACGGACAATTCCGCGGGCTCCGTGCCGGGGTCTGCCAGCAGCTTCGCGTACGCCTCCCGCCTGGACCCCCGCGGGCTGGTGCGGCCGGCCTCCCAGGACCTGATCGTCGCCCGCCTGACACCGACCGCAACGGCGAGCTGCTCCTCGGTCAGTGACTTCGCCTCGCGCAGCATCCGCCGTTCCTCCGGGGAGGGCAGTGGAGCGGCGGCAGTGGAGCGTGGGGCGCGCTGAGTCATGAGGGGCTCTCCTCAGTGCTGCACTCGGCAAAAAAGTACATAAGCATATATTGAGCGACACAACGGCTATTCACGTGTTACGCGGTTAAAGAGCGTGTCGTTGGCAGCATGGCCGCGTGACCCAGCTGACCGATCACACCCCGTCGATGCCGCAGACCCCGGTTGCCGTGCAAGGCGGCCGACAGGCCGCGCTGGCCGCGCTGGGCTCGGCCCTCGTGCGCGGAGCGACCGCGGCGGGGCTGGGGCTCGGCGCGCTCGCCGTTCTCGTGATGGTGTTGTGGATCAGCTCCCCGTACCCGGACAGCGGTCCGGGCGGGGCGCTGCATGTCGCGGCCGGGCTGTGGCTGTTGGCCCATGGCACGGAGCTCGTACGGACCGGCACCCTGTCCGGGAGCCCGGCGCCGGTGGGGGTGGTGCCGCTATTCCTGGTCGCGCTGCCGGCCTGGCTCGTGCACCGGGCGGCGCGTGATGCGCTCGAGCAGGACAGGGGGCGGCGGCGGCCGTCCGCGCGGGGTGCGGTGTGTGCGGTGACCGTGGGATATCTGCTGGTCGGCGCTGCTGCGGTGCTGTACGCGGCGGGCGGTCCGCTGGCGGCGGACCCGCTCAGCGTGGTGTTCCATCTGCCTGTGGTGACCGTGCTGTCGGCGGTGGCCGGGGTGTGGACGGCGAGCGGCCGGCCGCGCGGGCCGCTGCCGGCCGGGCTGCCGGAACGGGTACGGCGGGAACTCGCCCGCCCCCAGGTGTCCGTCGCGCTGCGGTCCGCGACGGCGGGGGCGGCGACGCTGCTGGGCGGCGGCGCGCTGCTGGTCGCGGCGTCGCTGGTGTGGCACGCGGACGCGACGCAGGACTCTTTCCTGCACCTCGCGGGGGAGTGGTCGGGGCGGTTGGCAGTGCTGCTGCTGGGGCTCGCGCTGGTGCCGAACGCGGCGGTCTGGGGCGCGGCGTACGGCCTCGGCCCCGGTTTCGCACTCGGTGCGGGAGCGACGGCGACGCCGCTGGCGTTGGCCGGGGATCCCGCGCTGCCCTACTTCCCGCTGCTCGCCGCGGTCCCTTCGGAGGGGCCGGGCACGCCGCTGAACTGGGCGGCGCTGGTGGTGCCGGTCGCCGCGGGGGCGGTGATCGCGTGGTTCACGGAACGGGCGGCGGCAGTGCGGTACACGGAGCGGGAGGAGGTGTGGGGCTGCCGCGGGACCGCGCTGACCGTGCTGCTCGGGGCGACGGGATGCGCGGCGTTCATGGCGATCCTGACGGCGGCGTCGAGCGGCCCGATGGGCACGCGGGCGCTGGTGGAGTTCGGCCCGGTGTGGTGGCTGACGGGCCCGGCGGCGCTGCTCTGGTCGGCGGGGATCGGAGTGCCGGGGGCGCTGGGGCTGCGGGCGTGGCGGTTGCGGGGGCGACGGGGCGAGGCGGATGTGCCGGTGCCGGTTCCCGCTCCCGCTTCGGTTCCGGCTCCGGTTCCCGCTCCCGCTTCGGTTCCGGCTCTGGCGGAGGCGGTGCCGGCCCCGGAGGCTCCGGAGGCCCTTGAGTCGACGGAGCCCGACGACCCGGCGTTGGAGCCGTACGACATCTTGCCGACGGGCTCGTGGAACGAGAGGGGCGAGCGGGAGGCGGGGGAGGCGCGGGAGGCGCGGCGGGCGGCGCTGAGGGAGGCGTCGGGGGGTCTGATGTCGGAGTTCCCGCCGATGCGGATGCCCGAGGCGCCAGTACCGCCGGCCGCACCGGAGGAGCCGGCACCGGAGGAGCCGGCGCCGGGGGCGCCGTAGGGGGTGTCCCCAGCCCCGCCCCTTCCCGAACCTGGGGGCAAGCCCCCGGCCCCCGGCCCGGCAGCTTCGCGCCGAGCCTGCGAGACGGGGGCTTCGCTGTGCGCGGCTGCAGGGCCCGCTGCGCGGCAAAGGGGCGTGCGCGTTGCGGGGCCGGCCGCCCGCGCTGCGTGGCTTCGACCTCGGGTCGGAGCAGCTATCCGGCGCAGGCGGCCCCGACTGCGAGGGAGGGCTGTGCGGTAGCGGGCAGCGAGCCCGCGCCGTTGCAGATGTGCACTGCCGGGGTGCCGGTCCTCGCCGTGCGGCAGCTTCGCGCCGCGAGTCCGCCCGGGCGGCAGCTCCGCGCCGCCGGTGGCCTGTTGTGCCGGACCTCTGCGCGACAGGGCGCCTGCCGCGTTCCCGGGACCAGCCATCCCCCGCGCGGCAGCTCCGCGCCGCTGCGCGGCAGAGAGGTCATGCACACGGTCCCGCCCCGAGGGCGGGGCCGGGACCTGGAGAAACCGCGCGGTCGGCGCCCTTTTACTCCTGGATGCCGATCACTCCGCGGAGCGGCTCCGGAAGCAGGTCGTTGCAGGCCAGTTGGCCCGACTTGGTCAGCGCGTCGTTCACGCAGGTGTAGTAGTCGCGGTAGACCAGCTGCGCCGTGAACGACGCCGCCACGATCACCAGCGCGATGCTCGCCATCACCAGACCGCTCACCGCCGCCGTGATCTGCGGCCTGCCCGGAGTCGCGGGTGCCACCGGCGCCGGCGGTGTGGGAGATGTCACGGCGTCCGACGCGCGGCGCTGGGGCTTGGCGCGCAGGGAGCTGATGCTCCAGTACAGCGCCAGCGCGCCGAGCAGCAGCGCGATCTCCGGGAGGTCGAACAGCGCGAAGAAGAACGCCCACATGCCGGAGAGCAGCGCATAGCGCGCGCGGCGCTGGGCCGGGTCCGTCGGGTCCCACTTCAGGCCGCCGGAGGAGCCGCCCTCGGGGCCCTGCTGGCCGCCGCCGTTCTGGCCGTTCTGACCGCTCGGGCGGCCGCCGAAGCCGCCGCCCGACGAGCGGCCCGGCTGGCGGCTGCTCCACTGGCTGCCCCAGCCGGAACGGCCGGAACGGTCGTCGGGCGTGCCGGAGGAAGGCGTGCCGGAGGAAGGCGTGTCGGAGGAAGACGAGGAGGAGTCGTCGGACGAGCCGTCGTTCGCCGGGCGCCGGGGCTGCCAGGGCTGGTCCGGCCTGCCCTCCGGCGGCGGCGCGAAGGGATTGTTGTCATCCGTGGACTGGCGCTCCCGCGGCAACAGGAGGTCCGTACGGCGGCGTCGGTCCGGCATCTGGTGAACGTCTTCCCCTCAGACCCAGCGCACATGGGGTCTTGTGTCGTCTTGCCCGTCAGCGGACGGGTCCTGTCCCCTGACGCTACCTCCCGGCCACGCCCCCGTCCCGTGGGGGACGTTCTGTGTGCCGGTATCGTTGCTGACGGTCGGCCCCTTCGTAGAGTTCCCCGTATCGGGGGGCGCGATTCGTTCGTACGACCACACAAAGACGTACAGCAACGCGAGAAAGAGACCCGCCGTGGCCTCCCCGCCCCCCTCCGCCCGACCGGCCCGCCTCGTGGTCCTGGTCTCCGGCTCCGGAACGAATCTCCAGGCACTGCTCGACGCGATCGCCGACGACCCTCAGGGCTTCGGCGCCCGCATCGTCGCCGTCGGCGCCGACCGGGACGGGATCGCCGGCCTGGAGCGGGCCGAGCGCGCCGGGCTGCCCACCTTTGTGTGCAGGGTCAAGGACTACGAGACGCGCGACGCGTGGGACACCGCGCTCACCGAGGCCACCGCCGCCCACGAACCGGATCTCGTCATCTCGGCCGGCTTCATGAAGATCGTGGGGAAGGAATTCCTCGCCCGCTTCGGTGGCCGCTGCGTCAATACGCATCCCGCCCTGCTGCCCAGCTTCCCCGGAGCCCACGGAGTGCGCGACGCGCTCGCGTACGGCGCGAAGGTCACCGGATGCACCGTCCACTTCGTCGACGACGGCGTCGACACCGGCCCGATCATCGCGCAGGGCGTGGTCGAGGTACGGGACGAGGACGATGAAGCCGCTCTCCATGAGCGGATCAAGGAAATCGAGCGACGGCTGCTCGTCGAGGTCGTGGGGCGTCTGGCCCGTAACGGCTACCGCATTGAGGGACGAAAGGTAGTTTTCCCGTGACTGTTGAGGCTGCGAAGCGGGCCATCCGGCGAGCGCTGGTCAGTGTTTATGACAAGACGGGTCTTGAGGAGCTCGCCCGCGGGCTGCACGAGGCGGGTGTGGAGCTGGTCTCCACCGGCTCGACCGCCGCGAAGATCGCCGCGGCCGGGGTGCCGGTCACCAAGGTCGAGGAGCTCACCGGCTTCCCCGAGTGCCTGGACGGCCGGGTCAAGACGCTGCACCCGCGCGTGCACGCCGGCATCCTCGCCGACCTGCGGCTCGAGTCGCACCGCGCGCAGCTCGCCGAGCTCGGCGTGGAGCCCTTCGATCTCGTGGTCGTCAACCTCTACCCGTTCCGGGAGACCGTCGCCTCGGGCGCCTCTCCCGACGAGTGCGTCGAGCAGATCGACATCGGCGGCCCGTCGATGGTCCGCGCCGCCGCCAAGAACCACCCCTCCGTCGCTGTCGTCACCAGCCCCGCGCGGTACGCGGACGTCCTCGACGCGGTCAAGGAGGGCGGCTTCGACCTGACCGCCCGCAAGCGGCTCGCCGCCGAGGCCTTCCAGCACACCGCCTCGTACGACGTGGCCGTCGCCTCCTGGTTCGCCTCCTCCTACGCGCCCGCCGACGACTCGGTCCTCCCCGACTTCCTGGGCGCGACCTTCGAGCGTACGAACGTGCTTCGCTACGGCGAGAACCCGCACCAGGCCGCGGCCCTGTACTCCAACGGCAATGGGGGCCTGGCCGACGCGGAGCAGCTGCACGGCAAGGAGATGTCGTACAACAACTACGTCGACACGGAGGCCGCCCGGCGCGCGGCGTACGACCACGACGAGCCCTGTGTCGCGATCATCAAGCACGCCAACCCGTGCGGCATCGCGGTCGGCGCGAATGTCGCCGATGCGCACCGCAAGGCGCACGCCTGCGACCCGCTGTCGGCGTTCGGCGGGGTCATCGCCGTAAACCGGCCGGTCACGGTCGCGCTTGCCGAGCAGGTCGCCGAGATCTTCACCGAGGTCATCGTCGCTCCGGCGTACGAGGACGGCGCGGTCGAGGTGCTGGCCCGCAAGAAGAACATCCGCGTGCTGCGTTGTACGGGCTCCCCGGCGGCCCCCGTCGAACTCCGGCCCATCGAGGGCGGCGCGCTGCTGCAGATCAAGGACCGCCTTCAGGCGGAGGGCGACGACCCGGCGAACTGGACGCTGGCGACGGGTGAGGCGCTGTCGGCGGACGAGCTGGCCGAGCTCGCCTTCGCGTGGAAGGCCTGCCGCGCGGTCAAGTCCAACGCGATCCTGCTCGCCAAGGACAGCGCGTCGGTCGGTGTCGGCATGGGCCAGGTCAACCGCGTCGACTCCGCGAAGCTCGCGGTGGAACGGGCCGGCGCCGAGCGCGCGGAGGGTTCCTACGCCGCGTCGGACGCGTTCTTCCCGTTCCCGGACGGCCTGGAGATCCTGCTGGCCGCGGGCATCAAGGCCGTGGTGCAGCCGGGTGGTTCGGTGCGGGACGAGCTGGTGGTGGAGGCGGCGAAGAAGGCGGGCGTGACGATGTACTTCACGGGCACGCGCCACTTCTTCCACTGACCCTGAGCTGTACGGCCTGAGGCCGCACCTCCGCACCCCCGCCCCGGGCGGGGGTGCGGTCTGGCGTCAGCGGCAGTAGCCGGCGCCGGAGATCCGGGTGTGCCGGCCACGGCCGTCGGTCACAGTGCTCCGGCCGACGCGGCGCGAATGTGCCGGCTAGAACGGCCGAAGGCCGTAAACCCGCCGGTCGGCGAGTGTTACGGCCTTCGTGTATTCGGTACGTGTGTGGTGCCAAGTACCTCAGTAACGCGGGCGGTTGAACCAGGCAGACGCCTGCGAGTTCACCATTGCGGCGAGGATGATGCCGCCGAT
This window contains:
- the sucC gene encoding ADP-forming succinate--CoA ligase subunit beta, whose amino-acid sequence is MDLFEYQARDLFAKHGVPVLAGEVIDTPDAAREATERLGGKSVVKAQVKVGGRGKAGGVKLAATPDEAVARATDILGMDIKGHTVHKVMIAETAPEIAEEYYVSYLLDRTNRTFLAMASVQGGMDIEEVAEKTPEALAKVPVNAVDGVTIEKAREIVAQAKFPAEVAEQVAEVLVTLWDTFVAEDALLVEVNPLAKVADGRIIALDGKVSLDENADFRQPEHEALEDKDAANPLEAAAKAKNLNYVKLDGEVGIIGNGAGLVMSTLDVVAYAGEAHGGVKPANFLDIGGGASAEVMANGLEIILGDPDVKSVFVNVFGGITACDEVANGIVQALALLKSKGEDVNKPLVVRLDGNNAELGRRILSDANHPLVQRVDTMDGAADKAAELAAAK
- the sucD gene encoding succinate--CoA ligase subunit alpha — encoded protein: MAIFLTKDSKVIVQGMTGATGMKHTKLMLADGTNIVGGVNPRKAGASVDFDGTEVPVFGSVAEAMEKTGANVSVVFVPPAFAKAAVVEAIDAEIGLAVVITEGIAVHDSAAFWAYAGSKGNKTRIIGPNCPGLITPGQSNAGIIPGDITKPGRIGLVSKSGTLTYQMMYELRDIGFSSAVGIGGDPVIGTTHIDALAAFEADPETDLIVMIGEIGGDAEERAADYIAKNVTKPVVGYVAGFTAPEGKTMGHAGAIVSGSSGTAQAKKEALEAAGVKVGKTPTETAKLARAILAG
- the purH gene encoding bifunctional phosphoribosylaminoimidazolecarboxamide formyltransferase/IMP cyclohydrolase, which translates into the protein MTVEAAKRAIRRALVSVYDKTGLEELARGLHEAGVELVSTGSTAAKIAAAGVPVTKVEELTGFPECLDGRVKTLHPRVHAGILADLRLESHRAQLAELGVEPFDLVVVNLYPFRETVASGASPDECVEQIDIGGPSMVRAAAKNHPSVAVVTSPARYADVLDAVKEGGFDLTARKRLAAEAFQHTASYDVAVASWFASSYAPADDSVLPDFLGATFERTNVLRYGENPHQAAALYSNGNGGLADAEQLHGKEMSYNNYVDTEAARRAAYDHDEPCVAIIKHANPCGIAVGANVADAHRKAHACDPLSAFGGVIAVNRPVTVALAEQVAEIFTEVIVAPAYEDGAVEVLARKKNIRVLRCTGSPAAPVELRPIEGGALLQIKDRLQAEGDDPANWTLATGEALSADELAELAFAWKACRAVKSNAILLAKDSASVGVGMGQVNRVDSAKLAVERAGAERAEGSYAASDAFFPFPDGLEILLAAGIKAVVQPGGSVRDELVVEAAKKAGVTMYFTGTRHFFH
- a CDS encoding cell division protein PerM encodes the protein MTQLTDHTPSMPQTPVAVQGGRQAALAALGSALVRGATAAGLGLGALAVLVMVLWISSPYPDSGPGGALHVAAGLWLLAHGTELVRTGTLSGSPAPVGVVPLFLVALPAWLVHRAARDALEQDRGRRRPSARGAVCAVTVGYLLVGAAAVLYAAGGPLAADPLSVVFHLPVVTVLSAVAGVWTASGRPRGPLPAGLPERVRRELARPQVSVALRSATAGAATLLGGGALLVAASLVWHADATQDSFLHLAGEWSGRLAVLLLGLALVPNAAVWGAAYGLGPGFALGAGATATPLALAGDPALPYFPLLAAVPSEGPGTPLNWAALVVPVAAGAVIAWFTERAAAVRYTEREEVWGCRGTALTVLLGATGCAAFMAILTAASSGPMGTRALVEFGPVWWLTGPAALLWSAGIGVPGALGLRAWRLRGRRGEADVPVPVPAPASVPAPVPAPASVPALAEAVPAPEAPEALESTEPDDPALEPYDILPTGSWNERGEREAGEAREARRAALREASGGLMSEFPPMRMPEAPVPPAAPEEPAPEEPAPGAP
- the purN gene encoding phosphoribosylglycinamide formyltransferase yields the protein MASPPPSARPARLVVLVSGSGTNLQALLDAIADDPQGFGARIVAVGADRDGIAGLERAERAGLPTFVCRVKDYETRDAWDTALTEATAAHEPDLVISAGFMKIVGKEFLARFGGRCVNTHPALLPSFPGAHGVRDALAYGAKVTGCTVHFVDDGVDTGPIIAQGVVEVRDEDDEAALHERIKEIERRLLVEVVGRLARNGYRIEGRKVVFP
- a CDS encoding sigma factor-like helix-turn-helix DNA-binding protein; this encodes MTQRAPRSTAAAPLPSPEERRMLREAKSLTEEQLAVAVGVRRATIRSWEAGRTSPRGSRREAYAKLLADPGTEPAELSVTTAPSPWTELAPQATDPAQAPDRTDKTDALTSAPAVRETPRQDPPPPPRAELTPAEAFDALYSYVAPALVRQTYLLTGRRRLSHESVERAFHLAWQHWPEVAHDGDPAGWVRAVAYEYAMSPWHRLLRAHNEPDLRPPAEPGRRALLDALLELPPPYRRTVLLYDGLGLGLPETAAETEASTPAAASRVLHARAAIAERLPELSQGAALHELLTDLAREGPAPEMTPAVAVRTGSEGRARFWTRVAIAVTTLIVSATAFTVVTAPTRYEPPLAPAQQVDSGPVLSGPQLPQRDTALRKQLRSLLANGPERLVPQIR